The region TTCTGTTGGGCGTGGTTCTGATCGCCGTCGCCCAGGGGACCCTGAACGACTACTATCAGCGGGTGTTGGCCGTTGTGGCCATCCATATCATCCTGACCGTGAGCCTGAACCTGACGAATGGCTTCACCGGGGATTTCTCGTTGGGGCACGCGGCGTTCATGGCCATCGGAGCTTACGTCTCGGCCGTGCTGACGCTTCCGGTCGCCTCCAAGGAGATGTTGATGTCGGATCTGCCGACCTGGCTTGGCCAGATGCAGGTCCCCTTCCCTGTGGCCACGATCCTGGGCGGGATCCTGGCGGCGGCGGTTGCGCTGCTCATCGGCGTGCCCGTCCTGCGTCTGCGCGGGCACTATCTGGCCGTCGCCACCCTGGGGCTCATGGTGATCGTGCGCGTGGCTGCCAACAATTGGGTGCGTTTCACCCGGGGGGCCAAGGGGATCAACGGCCTCCCGGCGTTCACGAACCTGTGGTGGGCCTATGGCTGGATGGCCATCACCCTCTACGTCATCTGGCGCCTGGTCCACTCCCCCTATGGCCGGGCGATGATCGCTATCCGGGAGGATGAGCTCGCCGCCGCCTCTCGCGGCGTTCGCGTGTTTCGGATCCGGCAGTTGGCGTTCGCTGTGGGCGCTTACTTCGCTGGCATCGCCGGGGCTCTATGGGCCCACCTGATCACCGCCATCACGCCGAACTCCTTCTCCTTTCTGATCACGTTCAACGTGGTGGTGATGTTGGTGGTGGGCGGCATGGGCAGCATCACCGGCTCCGTCGTGGGGGCCGTGCTCATGACGCTGGCGCCGGAGTTCCTGCGCCGGATCGAGACCTCGGTCTCCGTGGGAGGACATCCTCTGTACGGACTTAGCCAGGTCACCATCTCCATCGCGGTGATGCTGGTGATGATCTTCCGGCGTGAAGGGTTGTTGGGAGGCCGGGAGCTGACGTGGCCCCGCTGGCTCCGGCGCTGGGCTTTCGGCGGTGAGGAGGTGGAGGGGCCGGTCCCCGCTCAGCAGAGCGGCTCTTGATGCTCAATTTGATCCCCCACCGGGGTCGACGGGCTCCGGGTTTCAGTATGTCCGTGTGGCATGATCCTAGTGAGGAGGGTGTTATGTTGCGTCGAATCCCACGGTTTCTCGCTTGGCTGCTGGTTCTGTCCTTTGTCCTGACCGCGTGTGCTCCTGTCACACCCGCGCCGGCTCAGGCCCCCGCTGCCGAGCAGCCCGAGGAGAAGGCTCCGGCGGAGGAAGAGGCGGCTGCTGAGCCCATCAAGATCGGTGCCATCTACAACGTCACCGGCGGCATGTCCTCCATCGACGCGCCCGGGTTGAACGGCATGAAGCTGGCCGCCAAGCAGATCAATGAGGCCGGCGGTGTGCTGGGTCGCCCCATCGAGCTCGTCGCCATTGACGGAAAGACGGATCAGACGACGGTGACCAACGCCGTCTCCGAGATGATCAACGTCCACAAGGTCGTCGCCATCGGCGGCCTCAACGACTCCACCTTCGCCCTGGCGGCTGGTCCCATCGCTCAGAAGGCGGGCATCCCCTTCGTCACGGCCGGCGCGACCCTGCCCACCCTGCCTGAGCAGATCGGCGACTACTTCTTCATGGTCCCGTTCGGGGACGACGCCCAGGCGTACGCCATCGCCGACTTCGCCATCGACGACCTGGGGGCCAAGACCGCCTGGATGCTGGTCGACCAGGCCTATGACTTCACCACCGCTCTGGCGAAGTTCTTCAAGGAGCGCTTCACGGAGCGGGGCGGTACCATCCTTCTGGAGGACATCTACCAGTCCGGCGACACCGACTTCTCCGCCCAGATTGCTCGTCTGAAGGAGCTGGACCCGCAGCCGGACGTCCTCTTCGTGTCGGCCATCCCCAACGAGGCGGGCATCACCACCAAGCAGATCCGGGAGGCGGGCCTGACACAGCCGATCCTGTCCGGAGATGGCTTTGATACGCCGCTGATCGCTGAGGTGGCGGGCGATCTGGCCGATGACGTCTACTACTCTACCCACGCCGGGTTGGACAACCCCAGCCCCAAGGTGCAGAACTTCGTGAAGGCCTACACCGAGGAATACGGTCGGCCGCCGGAGAACGCCTTCGCCGCGCTGGGGTATGACGCGCTGAACCTCATCGCCGATGCCATCCGTCGGGCGGGCTCGACCGATCCCGCGGCCATTCGCGATGCCCTGGCCGCGACGAAGGACTTCGACGCTGTGACCGGCGTCATCACCTATCCGCCGGGCCAGCG is a window of Chloroflexota bacterium DNA encoding:
- a CDS encoding branched-chain amino acid ABC transporter permease, whose protein sequence is MWNRARLLAFFPLLLGVVLIAVAQGTLNDYYQRVLAVVAIHIILTVSLNLTNGFTGDFSLGHAAFMAIGAYVSAVLTLPVASKEMLMSDLPTWLGQMQVPFPVATILGGILAAAVALLIGVPVLRLRGHYLAVATLGLMVIVRVAANNWVRFTRGAKGINGLPAFTNLWWAYGWMAITLYVIWRLVHSPYGRAMIAIREDELAAASRGVRVFRIRQLAFAVGAYFAGIAGALWAHLITAITPNSFSFLITFNVVVMLVVGGMGSITGSVVGAVLMTLAPEFLRRIETSVSVGGHPLYGLSQVTISIAVMLVMIFRREGLLGGRELTWPRWLRRWAFGGEEVEGPVPAQQSGS
- a CDS encoding ABC transporter substrate-binding protein, with the translated sequence MLRRIPRFLAWLLVLSFVLTACAPVTPAPAQAPAAEQPEEKAPAEEEAAAEPIKIGAIYNVTGGMSSIDAPGLNGMKLAAKQINEAGGVLGRPIELVAIDGKTDQTTVTNAVSEMINVHKVVAIGGLNDSTFALAAGPIAQKAGIPFVTAGATLPTLPEQIGDYFFMVPFGDDAQAYAIADFAIDDLGAKTAWMLVDQAYDFTTALAKFFKERFTERGGTILLEDIYQSGDTDFSAQIARLKELDPQPDVLFVSAIPNEAGITTKQIREAGLTQPILSGDGFDTPLIAEVAGDLADDVYYSTHAGLDNPSPKVQNFVKAYTEEYGRPPENAFAALGYDALNLIADAIRRAGSTDPAAIRDALAATKDFDAVTGVITYPPGQRKPTKSVSIIQVQDGKYSFVKEITP